One Rubripirellula amarantea DNA segment encodes these proteins:
- a CDS encoding sensor histidine kinase — translation MLFAFLSELAFASEVTALGWILAAIVTLVSTIVFWSMRKHIRATDLRHAQEINSARETNDHWQLRLTKIQQEAFEATSALQRMREGVILLLQNGDVLLINPAARHLLDLDPAGSFHGRPIAEIVRIPDFNQAILAAAAGDVPQNISIEISYSAADQTTPVHVRPLSMHVDSFTAGTETKLLVSLRDESKSKRVDEMRREFVANISHEIKTPLAAIKGYAETVQLAISDDPDAAIHFMRQINHECVRLEQLIADMMQLARAQEGPSNLHLTSVRLSNVVAQSLASYRPVASAKEITLIANNDFDGSVEADPEATLTIVNNLIGNAIRYTPAGGTVNVGCRDAGDKVALFVSDTGIGISEVDQQRIFDRFYRVATNRQNRSGKRAPSLINTDGGTGIGLSIVKNLTQAMGGEVKVSSRPNEGSRFEVLLPRSSN, via the coding sequence GTGCTGTTTGCATTCCTGAGCGAACTCGCGTTTGCGAGCGAGGTGACCGCTCTGGGTTGGATCCTGGCGGCGATTGTCACCCTCGTATCAACGATCGTCTTCTGGTCGATGCGCAAGCACATCCGTGCGACTGACTTGCGCCATGCTCAAGAAATTAACAGCGCTCGTGAAACCAACGATCATTGGCAACTCCGCCTAACCAAGATTCAACAAGAAGCGTTTGAAGCCACGTCGGCGCTTCAGCGGATGCGAGAAGGCGTAATCTTGCTTTTGCAAAACGGCGACGTCTTGCTGATCAATCCAGCGGCTCGCCATTTATTGGATCTTGATCCAGCAGGGTCGTTCCACGGGCGTCCCATCGCCGAGATCGTTCGAATTCCAGATTTCAACCAAGCCATTTTGGCTGCGGCGGCCGGTGATGTACCGCAAAACATAAGCATTGAAATCAGCTATTCGGCTGCCGACCAAACAACGCCGGTGCACGTGCGACCGCTTTCGATGCACGTTGATTCGTTTACCGCGGGTACCGAAACAAAGTTGCTGGTCTCGCTGCGCGACGAGTCGAAATCCAAACGTGTTGATGAGATGAGACGCGAGTTTGTCGCCAACATTTCTCACGAGATTAAAACGCCTCTGGCTGCGATCAAGGGCTACGCCGAAACGGTTCAGTTGGCGATTAGCGATGATCCCGACGCTGCGATTCACTTCATGCGCCAGATTAACCATGAATGTGTGCGTCTCGAACAACTGATTGCCGACATGATGCAACTCGCTAGGGCTCAAGAAGGACCCAGCAACCTGCATCTGACAAGTGTTCGTCTAAGCAATGTCGTTGCGCAATCCCTGGCGTCTTATCGACCCGTCGCTTCGGCCAAAGAGATCACGCTGATCGCCAACAACGATTTCGATGGAAGTGTGGAAGCCGATCCCGAGGCAACGCTGACGATCGTGAACAATCTGATTGGAAACGCAATCCGATACACTCCGGCGGGCGGCACAGTCAATGTTGGCTGTCGCGATGCGGGGGACAAAGTGGCTCTCTTTGTGAGCGATACCGGAATCGGAATTTCCGAAGTTGACCAGCAGCGGATCTTCGACCGCTTCTATCGCGTCGCGACCAACCGGCAAAACCGGAGTGGAAAACGTGCTCCGTCTCTTATCAATACCGACGGTGGCACCGGGATTGGCTTGTCGATCGTGAAGAACTTGACCCAGGCGATGGGAGGCGAGGTGAAAGTGTCTAGTCGTCCCAATGAAGGCTCTCGCTTTGAAGTCCTGCTCCCGCGATCTTCAAACTAA
- the floA gene encoding flotillin-like protein FloA (flotillin-like protein involved in membrane lipid rafts): protein MLPMSHLLAQKPLETSAIAGLVLAVFVFGVLLIFFFVFARYFGLWIQSKLTQADIGLWSLVGMTFRKVNTRTIVRSKIMATQAGLSDPELTSEALEAHYLAGGNVPQVIRALIAAKKAKTIMLSFREAAAIDLAGRDVLEAVKTSVYPKVIDCPPRGAAKPSLDAVAKDGIQLKVKARVTVRANLQQLIGGATEETIIARVGEGIVSAIGSAENHKAVLENPDVISKAVLAKRLDSQTAFEIVSIDIADIDVGANIGARLQADQAEADTQVARARAEGKRAAAVAEEQENQAKIQESKASVVLAQADVPRAMAEAFRSGKLHILDYYKLQNVSADTEMRKSLALTASEQKNPQDSDKN, encoded by the coding sequence ATGCTGCCAATGTCCCATCTGCTTGCTCAGAAGCCACTCGAGACGTCCGCAATTGCTGGCTTGGTTCTGGCGGTATTCGTCTTCGGCGTGTTGCTGATCTTCTTCTTTGTCTTTGCTCGCTACTTTGGACTTTGGATTCAATCGAAGCTCACGCAAGCGGATATTGGACTTTGGAGTCTCGTCGGCATGACCTTTCGGAAGGTCAACACTCGCACGATCGTGCGGAGCAAAATCATGGCCACCCAAGCGGGTCTGTCGGACCCCGAGCTGACGAGCGAAGCTCTTGAAGCTCACTACCTAGCCGGTGGAAACGTGCCGCAGGTGATCCGAGCTTTAATCGCCGCGAAAAAAGCAAAAACGATCATGCTAAGTTTCCGAGAAGCCGCAGCGATCGACTTGGCCGGACGCGACGTCTTGGAGGCGGTCAAAACGAGTGTCTATCCTAAAGTGATTGATTGCCCACCGCGCGGCGCTGCCAAGCCTTCCCTTGATGCCGTTGCAAAGGACGGCATTCAATTAAAGGTTAAGGCTCGTGTGACTGTGCGGGCAAACCTGCAGCAGTTGATCGGTGGTGCTACCGAAGAAACAATCATCGCTCGAGTGGGGGAAGGAATCGTCAGTGCTATCGGTTCCGCCGAAAACCATAAAGCTGTGCTCGAAAACCCAGATGTGATCAGTAAAGCTGTGCTCGCCAAACGGCTCGATTCGCAAACTGCTTTCGAAATCGTTTCCATTGACATCGCTGATATTGACGTCGGTGCGAACATCGGGGCACGTTTGCAAGCGGACCAAGCCGAGGCTGATACTCAAGTCGCTCGCGCCCGTGCGGAAGGTAAGCGTGCTGCCGCTGTTGCTGAAGAACAAGAGAACCAAGCGAAGATTCAAGAAAGCAAGGCGTCAGTTGTGCTCGCCCAAGCCGACGTGCCACGTGCTATGGCAGAAGCGTTCCGAAGTGGGAAACTGCACATCCTTGACTATTACAAGCTGCAGAACGTTAGTGCCGATACTGAAATGCGGAAGTCTCTCGCTCTGACCGCTTCAGAGCAAAAGAACCCGCAAGACTCGGATAAGAACTAA
- a CDS encoding helix-turn-helix domain-containing protein, with protein sequence MKVFTTGQVAKICKVAPRTVSKWFDSGRLKGYRIPGSQDRRIPREYLIKFLKEHGMPLGDLEDEAMAKCLIVAQDQILIENLKRELPPEKSFKVAVAASGFEAGIQAESFNPDCIIVDFSIGKIEAVQICQNLRKNIDFTDIILIALLPDDGQPMSFDRSSINETFKKPFDAHLLAERLRTLVGAKKELV encoded by the coding sequence ATGAAGGTCTTCACAACTGGACAGGTCGCCAAGATCTGTAAAGTGGCCCCAAGAACCGTGTCAAAATGGTTCGATTCGGGGCGTTTGAAAGGCTACCGCATTCCTGGATCCCAGGACCGGCGTATTCCACGAGAATACTTAATCAAATTCCTCAAGGAGCATGGTATGCCCCTTGGAGACTTGGAAGACGAAGCGATGGCAAAGTGCCTGATCGTCGCCCAAGACCAAATCTTGATTGAGAATCTCAAGCGTGAATTGCCACCTGAGAAATCGTTCAAGGTTGCGGTTGCAGCAAGCGGCTTTGAAGCCGGCATCCAAGCCGAGTCCTTCAATCCCGATTGCATCATCGTCGACTTCTCGATCGGTAAGATCGAGGCAGTTCAGATTTGTCAGAATCTGCGCAAGAACATCGACTTCACTGACATTATTTTGATTGCTCTGCTACCTGATGACGGGCAACCAATGAGCTTCGACCGAAGCAGCATCAACGAAACGTTCAAGAAGCCGTTCGACGCCCACTTGTTGGCTGAACGACTCCGAACGCTTGTCGGTGCAAAGAAAGAGCTGGTCTAA
- the moaC gene encoding cyclic pyranopterin monophosphate synthase MoaC, translating into MSHFDSDGQAHMVDVSTKAVTSRTAVASGEISMSPSTKSSMMAGENRKGDVLGVARLAAISASKWTSHLIPLCHAIAIEAVAVDFQWVDGPQDSSARLVCQVKVTTSAKTGVEMEAMTAVSVGLLTVYDMIKSVDRAVEIGPIRLEQKSGGKSGEFSRSGSL; encoded by the coding sequence ATGTCCCACTTCGATTCTGATGGCCAAGCTCACATGGTGGATGTCTCCACCAAAGCGGTCACTTCCCGCACGGCAGTTGCTTCGGGCGAGATCTCGATGTCACCGTCAACTAAAAGCTCGATGATGGCCGGCGAGAACCGAAAGGGCGATGTGCTCGGGGTAGCTCGTTTGGCCGCCATTTCGGCCAGCAAGTGGACGAGCCACTTGATTCCGCTTTGTCACGCCATTGCGATCGAAGCGGTTGCGGTTGATTTTCAGTGGGTCGACGGACCGCAAGACAGCTCCGCCCGCCTGGTCTGTCAGGTCAAAGTGACGACCTCGGCTAAGACAGGGGTGGAAATGGAGGCCATGACGGCTGTTTCGGTCGGACTATTGACCGTCTACGACATGATCAAGTCGGTCGACCGAGCCGTGGAAATCGGCCCGATTCGGCTGGAACAAAAGTCGGGTGGCAAATCAGGGGAATTTTCTCGGTCTGGCTCTCTTTAG
- a CDS encoding polyprenyl synthetase family protein yields the protein MDLTSVAGDTSRPSAAHQTGSIDESNARGNRERLSGPRTKDKVAEALLAKLYGPILGELVAVEQQLNSELQSPYEAIGQLLRHGTQLGGKRIRPALVMLSGKCVGETTDMHVTLGSIIEMVHTATLIHDDVLDEAEVRRHVSTVNAKWSNHTSILLGDYLFSQAFCLAAKLTSLEACQWVGEAARLVCEGEMRQVLQRDALDIDEETYFDILRGKTAELCRVSCELGARTAGGTDDEVEAMGTFGNALGIAFQIADDFLDLWGSDETVGKTLGTDIEQGKITLPIIRLLSVADPKTHARALEILKGPSDKRVEAILPFLDACDARAYTEATAQRFRQVAVDALAKIPDSAAKESLLAIADFSVERRF from the coding sequence ATGGATTTGACCTCAGTGGCCGGTGATACGTCTCGCCCCAGTGCGGCGCACCAGACCGGCTCCATCGACGAATCGAACGCACGGGGAAACCGAGAACGGCTGTCTGGCCCCCGCACGAAGGACAAGGTAGCCGAGGCTTTGCTCGCTAAATTGTATGGTCCCATTCTCGGGGAACTGGTCGCCGTTGAACAACAACTCAATAGCGAACTGCAGAGCCCCTACGAGGCCATTGGTCAATTACTTCGCCACGGAACCCAGCTCGGCGGAAAGCGAATACGCCCCGCTCTAGTGATGCTCTCGGGCAAGTGCGTGGGCGAAACCACGGATATGCATGTGACCTTGGGGTCAATCATCGAGATGGTTCATACGGCGACGCTTATCCACGACGATGTCCTGGATGAAGCCGAAGTACGACGACACGTTTCGACCGTGAATGCAAAGTGGAGTAATCACACCAGCATCCTGCTGGGCGATTACCTCTTCTCGCAAGCGTTCTGCCTCGCCGCCAAACTTACTTCGCTCGAAGCATGTCAGTGGGTCGGCGAAGCCGCTCGTTTGGTCTGTGAAGGTGAAATGAGGCAAGTGCTTCAACGCGATGCACTCGACATCGACGAAGAAACCTACTTCGACATCTTGCGAGGAAAAACGGCTGAACTGTGCCGCGTATCTTGCGAGCTCGGCGCACGCACGGCGGGCGGCACCGATGATGAGGTCGAAGCGATGGGGACATTTGGCAATGCTTTGGGAATCGCCTTTCAAATCGCGGATGATTTCCTTGACCTTTGGGGTAGCGACGAAACGGTTGGCAAGACACTTGGCACCGATATCGAACAGGGCAAGATCACGCTGCCTATCATTCGACTGTTGAGCGTTGCTGACCCGAAGACTCACGCGCGTGCTTTAGAAATCCTAAAGGGCCCCAGCGATAAACGCGTTGAAGCGATTCTGCCGTTTCTTGATGCGTGTGATGCACGAGCATACACCGAGGCTACCGCTCAGAGATTTCGTCAGGTGGCGGTAGACGCATTGGCCAAAATTCCCGATAGCGCAGCGAAAGAATCCTTGCTCGCGATCGCAGACTTCTCAGTAGAGCGGCGATTTTAG
- a CDS encoding Gfo/Idh/MocA family protein, producing MNSLNRRQFGTLVAATAATTSLKPAWSQSPNEQLGVCIVGLNGRGGEHIRGFNKDPRTNITAIVDIDPGVAEKRADQIAELQGTRPAVYADVRKAIDVGGFDLLSCATPNHWHALIGIWAMQAGKDVYIEKPISHNIHEGRALVAAAKKYGRIFQTGTQCRSSDACVEAAKYIAEGGVGEVNFARGLCYKRRKSIGALGNYAIPEGVDFDLWSGPATFTEPKLTRQNFHYDWHWQRHYGNGDSGNQGPHQTDIARWGLGLNRHPEAILSYAGRLGYQAERKDPNYVDAGDTANTQVSIYDYGDKCMVFETRGLDVTESAGPEVDAMFGKGGGNKIGVIFYGSEGYVAQTQYDQCRVFDPDMKMVKEFKSRDVGDKHFANFLDAVQARDESMLNADAMTGHLSAAVAHLGNTSFYLGEDNKASVDEIEKAVSSIKSLDNDARTLEQTVAHLRSNHVDLEATPLSLGPLLKFDPETERYTNNEEANHWLTREYRAGFEVPDAENV from the coding sequence ATGAATTCCCTTAATCGTCGTCAATTTGGCACCCTCGTTGCCGCAACCGCTGCCACGACTTCACTGAAACCAGCTTGGTCGCAATCTCCCAACGAACAACTCGGCGTATGCATCGTCGGTCTCAATGGTCGCGGTGGAGAACACATCCGCGGATTCAACAAAGACCCTCGCACTAATATCACGGCAATTGTGGATATCGATCCCGGTGTTGCCGAGAAACGTGCTGACCAAATCGCTGAACTTCAAGGAACGCGTCCAGCCGTTTACGCAGACGTGCGTAAGGCGATCGATGTTGGCGGTTTTGACTTGCTCTCGTGTGCGACACCCAACCATTGGCACGCCTTAATCGGCATCTGGGCGATGCAAGCTGGCAAAGATGTTTACATCGAAAAGCCGATTAGTCACAACATCCACGAAGGTCGGGCGCTTGTGGCAGCGGCCAAAAAGTATGGTCGGATCTTTCAAACGGGAACTCAATGTCGTTCAAGCGATGCCTGCGTTGAAGCGGCCAAGTACATCGCCGAAGGCGGCGTTGGCGAAGTAAATTTTGCACGCGGTCTTTGCTACAAACGTCGCAAGTCAATTGGAGCGTTGGGCAACTACGCCATTCCCGAAGGTGTTGATTTCGATTTGTGGAGCGGGCCGGCGACGTTCACCGAACCCAAGCTGACTCGCCAGAACTTTCACTACGATTGGCACTGGCAACGTCACTACGGCAATGGTGACTCGGGCAACCAAGGGCCTCACCAAACCGATATTGCTCGATGGGGACTCGGACTCAATCGGCACCCCGAAGCAATCCTCAGCTACGCGGGACGGTTGGGATATCAAGCCGAACGCAAAGACCCTAACTACGTCGACGCTGGCGACACCGCTAACACTCAAGTCTCGATCTACGACTATGGTGATAAGTGCATGGTCTTCGAAACTCGTGGTCTTGATGTGACCGAATCGGCTGGCCCAGAGGTCGACGCGATGTTCGGCAAGGGCGGCGGCAACAAAATCGGCGTTATCTTCTACGGTTCGGAAGGTTACGTTGCACAAACGCAATACGATCAGTGCCGTGTCTTTGATCCTGACATGAAGATGGTGAAAGAGTTCAAGAGCCGTGACGTCGGTGACAAGCACTTCGCCAACTTCCTTGATGCCGTTCAAGCTCGCGACGAGTCAATGCTTAACGCGGACGCCATGACGGGCCACTTGTCGGCAGCCGTTGCTCACTTGGGCAATACATCCTTCTACCTCGGTGAAGACAACAAGGCTTCGGTGGACGAAATTGAAAAGGCGGTTTCAAGCATCAAGAGTCTCGACAACGATGCAAGAACGCTTGAGCAAACAGTTGCCCACCTTCGATCCAACCATGTCGATTTGGAAGCGACACCTTTGTCGCTGGGCCCTCTGTTGAAGTTTGATCCCGAAACCGAGCGATACACGAACAACGAGGAAGCCAACCATTGGCTCACTCGAGAGTACCGCGCCGGCTTTGAAGTTCCCGACGCCGAAAACGTCTAG
- a CDS encoding cysteine peptidase family C39 domain-containing protein, whose amino-acid sequence MSDLWIAIGTMGTLGVLVAIAMAMWLRPPSEFADLGSQPSVPSHWSSWIASIAALSSLALIFFSKDRIFWANWIPSSAAIVWSNLTVIALAVAAGAAYRLPRRPKWRQVFGAVSLLFLMVATLFQPILQPLFRPVYGGNQWADGGVCIQSHDRTCSAAAGATLLRASGVEVSEAQMVQWCLTDARGTPSLGLWRGLVKATAGQNTRPMVIKATAIELIESGPYPCIVVVGLPRFGADPKYVRRYGWAPGFRHSVVLFGIKPDGMVDIGDPAIGREAWSQEDLRVLYRDEAIVLAPRSPT is encoded by the coding sequence ATGAGCGACCTTTGGATTGCAATTGGCACGATGGGAACATTGGGGGTGCTAGTTGCCATTGCTATGGCAATGTGGCTTCGACCGCCAAGCGAGTTCGCAGATCTAGGTTCTCAGCCATCAGTGCCTTCGCATTGGTCGTCATGGATTGCTTCCATCGCTGCACTGTCATCGCTTGCACTGATCTTCTTCAGTAAAGATCGAATCTTTTGGGCAAATTGGATTCCCTCATCAGCCGCGATCGTTTGGTCCAACCTTACCGTGATCGCGTTGGCGGTCGCAGCGGGGGCTGCGTACCGACTTCCACGTCGCCCGAAATGGAGACAAGTGTTCGGAGCGGTCAGTTTGTTGTTCTTGATGGTTGCTACGTTGTTCCAACCCATTCTTCAACCGCTCTTTCGTCCCGTCTACGGAGGAAACCAATGGGCCGACGGCGGAGTGTGCATTCAATCTCATGATCGAACGTGCAGCGCAGCGGCGGGAGCAACATTGTTGCGAGCGTCCGGAGTGGAAGTGTCGGAAGCTCAAATGGTGCAATGGTGTCTGACGGATGCAAGAGGCACACCCTCGCTGGGCTTGTGGCGAGGGTTGGTCAAAGCGACTGCGGGTCAAAACACCAGGCCAATGGTGATAAAGGCTACGGCAATCGAATTGATCGAGAGCGGACCCTATCCCTGCATTGTTGTCGTCGGGTTACCTCGATTCGGTGCCGATCCGAAATACGTTCGTCGATACGGATGGGCTCCGGGCTTTCGTCACTCTGTCGTCTTGTTTGGAATCAAGCCAGATGGGATGGTAGACATTGGTGATCCAGCAATCGGTCGTGAGGCGTGGAGCCAGGAAGACCTGCGAGTGCTTTATCGAGACGAAGCGATCGTGTTGGCACCAAGATCGCCGACTTAA
- a CDS encoding MotA/TolQ/ExbB proton channel family protein, translating to MMCLRIALVWAQNGVVLDEDQGTGWVDVIFSGGIFGLLILIVLFALSVSAAYLAFDQVMSLRRREIVPDGVSDAVRQALLTGRLPEADAACRREPSVLSVVLLSGLSELDLGWNEVEKAVEDSLAAQAARLMRRIEYLSVIGNIAPMVGLLGTVTGMIFAFQQVATTRGAAGAGDLAEGIYQALVTTVGGLIVAIPSLAIYAVCRNRVDALIADVAYQSQHALAPIKRRPTSRTRTPAATAAKPVTKAAPISSQPPVVQQPPSVPPRGTGDASG from the coding sequence ATGATGTGTTTGAGGATCGCTTTGGTGTGGGCACAGAATGGCGTCGTACTCGACGAGGACCAAGGAACGGGGTGGGTCGACGTCATTTTCAGCGGTGGAATTTTTGGCCTGCTGATTTTGATCGTTTTATTTGCGCTTAGTGTTTCGGCTGCTTACTTAGCATTTGATCAAGTTATGTCGTTAAGGCGACGAGAGATTGTTCCCGATGGTGTATCGGATGCTGTGCGACAGGCGCTCTTGACCGGCCGCTTGCCCGAAGCCGACGCCGCGTGCCGCCGAGAGCCGAGTGTACTTAGCGTTGTGTTGTTGTCGGGTTTGTCGGAACTTGACTTGGGATGGAACGAGGTCGAAAAGGCTGTCGAAGATTCTTTGGCGGCTCAAGCAGCAAGGCTAATGCGGCGAATTGAGTATTTATCTGTGATTGGCAACATCGCACCGATGGTGGGATTGTTGGGCACCGTTACCGGGATGATCTTTGCCTTTCAGCAGGTTGCGACGACGCGCGGAGCGGCCGGTGCAGGCGACTTGGCTGAAGGAATTTACCAAGCACTCGTAACGACAGTGGGTGGATTGATCGTTGCGATTCCGTCACTGGCAATCTACGCGGTGTGTCGCAATCGAGTCGACGCTTTGATTGCTGACGTGGCTTACCAGTCTCAACATGCTCTTGCTCCCATTAAGCGGCGACCGACATCACGAACTCGAACGCCAGCGGCTACGGCGGCCAAGCCGGTGACGAAAGCGGCTCCCATAAGTTCGCAGCCGCCGGTCGTCCAGCAACCTCCTTCCGTGCCGCCGCGTGGAACCGGCGATGCTTCCGGTTAG
- a CDS encoding serine/threonine protein kinase produces the protein MLVSTLLTLWIGLIARNSMREVTRESMQTILLANVSSLEMWLSEQRAIARRAAEPESIQSAAAALLSKSTSTKQQESVALPNSAALNTLVSELRNDAHIGWCVVTLDGVVVASSVEGLVLERLPIPETITRRIIGLETAICHPFASPIAMQDSGPLSIPGGPVMASLAPIKNGAIAVGSLMFLLDPLERFTQLLSVARHGQSGETYAFDSDGVMLSRSRFEDQLRDAGKLPSDQRVVSTLNVLIYDPTDEVTVRNKTSSTRNQPRLTFMADQATRGGTGDNVVGYNDYRGVAVVGAWTWLPEYELGVATELDVDEAYRALGLLRRSMLGLLALFGTAVLGIVVLGETTYHMHRKVDLFRESSRGLGKYAMGELLGRGGMGSVYKGTHQLLQRPVAIKVLAKDELDELDELSASRFQREVQLTASLQHPNTIDIYDFGLTDDGVFFYVMEYVDGLTLQELVDCYGAQPPGRVIHLLIQICGSLAEAHQKDMIHRDIKPANLLLSSFAGVSEIIKVVDFGLVKKVSTVSCDDTLTRTDSITGTPMYMSPEAVRDAALTTPQSDLYSVGAVGYVLLTGQPLFDAAGSVDICMKQLNENPIRPIERLGRPLPEDLQNVIMSCLRKNAGERPRTAEDLALALRSCNDANTWDEFESARWWEDVLRSSNADASSCGKTNDGKHDFVTET, from the coding sequence GTGTTAGTTTCAACGCTTCTGACTTTGTGGATCGGTTTGATCGCTCGCAATTCGATGCGAGAGGTTACCCGAGAGTCGATGCAGACCATTTTGCTCGCCAATGTTTCATCGCTCGAAATGTGGTTGAGTGAACAGCGAGCCATTGCCCGTCGCGCAGCTGAGCCTGAGTCAATTCAATCGGCGGCTGCGGCATTGCTTTCGAAGTCAACGTCAACGAAGCAGCAAGAATCCGTCGCGCTTCCAAACAGTGCTGCGTTGAACACGCTGGTCAGCGAGCTGCGAAACGATGCACACATTGGATGGTGCGTCGTAACGCTTGATGGCGTTGTGGTGGCATCGAGCGTGGAAGGATTGGTCCTAGAGCGGCTGCCGATTCCGGAGACAATCACGCGTCGCATCATTGGATTGGAAACAGCAATCTGTCATCCCTTTGCTTCGCCCATCGCTATGCAAGATTCAGGTCCGCTTTCGATTCCCGGCGGACCGGTAATGGCCTCATTGGCTCCCATCAAAAACGGAGCGATAGCCGTGGGCAGCTTGATGTTTCTGCTCGATCCCCTCGAGCGATTCACCCAGTTGCTTTCCGTTGCCCGTCATGGGCAATCGGGGGAAACCTATGCATTCGATTCCGATGGCGTCATGTTGTCCCGAAGTCGATTTGAAGACCAACTACGTGACGCGGGGAAATTACCCAGCGATCAGCGAGTGGTTAGCACCTTGAATGTGTTGATCTATGACCCTACTGACGAAGTGACCGTTCGAAACAAGACTTCGTCCACTCGCAATCAGCCAAGGCTGACGTTTATGGCGGATCAGGCCACTCGCGGTGGGACTGGTGACAATGTGGTCGGCTACAACGACTACCGCGGCGTTGCAGTCGTGGGGGCGTGGACGTGGTTACCCGAGTACGAGCTTGGTGTCGCGACCGAGTTGGATGTCGATGAAGCTTATCGAGCTCTTGGATTGTTGCGACGTTCGATGCTTGGCCTGTTAGCTTTGTTTGGCACCGCAGTCCTTGGCATTGTTGTCTTGGGTGAAACGACCTACCACATGCATCGCAAAGTCGACCTGTTTCGGGAATCTTCTCGTGGGCTGGGGAAGTACGCGATGGGCGAACTGCTCGGTCGCGGGGGAATGGGGTCGGTTTACAAAGGCACTCATCAATTGCTGCAGCGACCTGTCGCGATCAAGGTGCTCGCCAAGGACGAGCTAGACGAACTTGACGAGTTATCCGCTTCCCGATTTCAGCGCGAAGTTCAATTGACAGCTTCTTTGCAGCATCCCAACACCATTGATATCTATGACTTTGGCCTGACGGATGATGGAGTGTTCTTTTACGTGATGGAATATGTCGATGGGCTGACTCTACAAGAACTAGTTGATTGCTATGGGGCACAGCCGCCCGGACGTGTGATTCATCTGCTGATCCAGATTTGCGGATCCTTAGCTGAGGCTCATCAAAAGGATATGATTCATCGCGACATCAAACCCGCCAATCTTTTATTGAGCTCGTTTGCGGGAGTCAGCGAGATCATAAAGGTCGTCGATTTTGGGTTGGTAAAGAAAGTTTCGACCGTTTCGTGCGACGATACGCTCACACGCACCGATTCGATCACCGGAACGCCCATGTATATGTCACCCGAGGCGGTTCGGGATGCGGCTCTGACGACGCCGCAAAGCGACCTGTATTCTGTGGGGGCGGTAGGATATGTGCTGCTGACGGGGCAACCACTCTTTGACGCTGCGGGATCGGTCGACATTTGCATGAAGCAGCTCAATGAGAACCCCATTCGTCCTATTGAGCGACTTGGCAGGCCTTTGCCCGAGGATCTGCAAAATGTGATCATGAGCTGCTTACGAAAAAACGCTGGCGAACGACCGCGAACCGCCGAAGACCTAGCATTGGCACTGCGATCATGCAACGATGCCAACACCTGGGACGAATTCGAATCTGCTCGTTGGTGGGAAGACGTCTTACGGTCCTCCAACGCGGACGCATCGTCCTGCGGAAAAACCAATGACGGCAAGCACGACTTTGTGACGGAAACATGA